A stretch of the Hippoglossus hippoglossus isolate fHipHip1 chromosome 1, fHipHip1.pri, whole genome shotgun sequence genome encodes the following:
- the smox gene encoding spermine oxidase: MQSCEISPDSTDDPLSSDLHTHRQPRIVVIGAGLAGLAATRVLLRNGFTDVTVLEASDHIGGRVHSVQHGEATLELGATWIHGANGNPVYHLAEDNGLLEHTTDGERSVGRISLYTKNGVAHYQTNVGKRIPKDLVEEFSDLYNEVYELTQEFFQNGKPVCAESQNSVGIFTRDGVRKKIMLDPDDSESIKKLKLSMLQQYLKVESCESSSPSMDEVSLSEFGEWTEIPGAHYVIPEGFMKIVELLARDIPSRTISLSKPVRCIHWNYSAQHQEVIAKSSDTNQDNNHNTNNHTCQPQDPLLLVRPICVECEDEEWIVADHVIVTASLGVLKQNHEAMFSPSLPEDKVLAIEKLGISTTDKIFLEFEEPFWSPECNSIQFVWEDEAQLEQLAYPEELWYKKICSFDVLYPPERYGYMLSGWICGQEALYMERCDDETVAETCTELLRRFTGNPDIPKPRRVLRSSWGSNPFIRGSYSFTRVGSSGGDCERLAMPLPYANSTKAQPLQVLFAGEATHRKYYSTTHGALLSGQREATHLVEMYQDLHRAQTTKPNM, translated from the exons ATGCAAAGTTGTGAAATTTCGCCAGACAGCACTGATGATCCTCTTAGTAGCGACCTACACACTCATCGACAGCCTAGAATAGTAGTGATTGGCGCTGGCTTGGCTGGCCTTGCTGCAACTCGGGTCCTACTGAGAAACGGCTTCACGGATGTCACTGTTCTAGAGGCGTCAGACCACATCGGCGGGCGAGTCCACAGCGTTCAGCACG GTGAAGCAACTTTGGAGCTCGGAGCCACCTGGATCCATGGCGCCAACGGGAACCCAGTGTACCACCTGGCAGAGGACAACGGGCTGCTGGAGCACACCACAGATGGGGAGAGGAGCGTGGGACGCATCAGCCTGTACACCAAGAATGGTGTCGCTCACTACCAGACCAATGTTGGGAAGAGGATCCCCAAGGACCTGGTGGAGGAGTTCAGTGACCTGTACAACGAG GTGTACGAGCTGACTCAGGAGTTCTTCCAGAACGGGAAGCCAGTTTGTGCTGAGAGCCAGAACAGCGTTGGCATCTTTACACGAGATGGGGTCCGCAAGAAGATCATGTTGGATCCCGATGATTCAGAGAGCATCAAGAAGCTCAAACTGTCCATGCTTCAACAGTAcctcaag GTTGAGAGTTGTGAAAGCAGCTCTCCCAGTATGGATGAGGTGTCTCTGAGTGAGTTTGGTGAGTGGACAGAGATCCCTGGTGCCCATTATGTTATTCCTGAAGGCTTCATGAAGATCGTGGAGCTCCTGGCCCGGGACATTCCCTCCCGCACCATCAGCCTTAGCAAACCGGTCCGCTGCATCCACTGGAACTATTCAGCCCAGCATCAGGAGGTGATCGCCAAGAGCAGCGACACCAACCAggacaacaaccacaacacgAACAACCACACCTGCCAGCCTCAGGACCCGCTGCTACTGGTTCGCCCCATTTGCGTGGAGTGCGAGGACGAGGAGTGGATCGTGGCCGATCACGTGATCGTGACAGCTTCTCTGGGCGTACTGAAGCAGAACCACGAAGCCATGTTCTCCCCGTCTCTGCCAGAGGACAAGGTGCTCGCCATAGAGAAGCTGGGCATCAGCACCACCGACAAGATATTCTTGGAGTTTGAAGAGCCCTTCTGGAGCCCGGAGTGCAACAGCATCCAGTTTGTGTGGGAGGATGAGGCTCAGCTGGAACAGCTGGCCTACCCCGAGGAGCTGTGGTACAAGAAGATCTGCAGCTTCGACGTCCTCTACCCCCCCGAACGCTACGGCTACATGCTGAGCGGCTGGATCTGTGGGCAAGAGGCACTGTACATGGAGCGCTGTGATGACGAAACAGTGGCTGAGACCTGCACTGAGCTGCTGAGGCGCTTTACAG GGAACCCTGACATTCCAAAGCCCCGGCGTGTCCTGCGCTCCTCGTGGGGCAGTAACCCGTTCATCCGAGGATCCTACTCCTTCACCAGGGTGGGCTCCAGCGGTGGGGACTGTGAGAGACTGGCCATGCCACTGCCTTACGCCAACAGCACCAAGGCTCAA CCTCTGCAGGTCCTGTTCGCTGGAGAGGCCACCCACAGAAAATACTATTCCACTACCCATGGTGCTTTGCTGTcaggacagagagaagccaCTCACCTGGTAGAGATGTACCAGGACCTGCACAGAGCTCAAACCACGAAGCctaatatgtaa